In one Nicotiana tomentosiformis chromosome 6, ASM39032v3, whole genome shotgun sequence genomic region, the following are encoded:
- the LOC104111618 gene encoding uncharacterized protein, whose product MEIELVKCDCCGLKEDCTKDYISEVKGNFEGKWLCGLCSEAVRYEVNRGNYKKQFLGMEEAVKAHMSFCGKYKSNNPAVHVADGMRQMLRRRSGDLSTTSPSKKYTRSISTSQVRDESSFTYY is encoded by the coding sequence ATGGAAATCGAGTTGGTAAAGTGCGATTGTTGTGGGCTGAAAGAAGATTGCACAAAAGACTACATTAGTGAAGTGAAGGGGAATTTTGAGGGAAAATGGCTATGTGGATTGTGCTCAGAAGCTGTTAGATATGAAGTTAACAGAGGGAATTATAAGAAGCAATTTCTTGGGATGGAAGAAGCTGTAAAAGCTCATATGTCATTTTGTGGGAAATATAAGTCTAATAATCCTGCAGTTCATGTAGCTGATGGGATGAGGCAGATGCTAAGAAGAAGGTCAGGCGATTTGTCAACAACTTCTCCTTCTAAGAAGTATACAAGATCAATAAGCACATCCCAAGTTAGAGATGAATCTTCTTTCACCTATTATTAG
- the LOC104111619 gene encoding uncharacterized protein, whose protein sequence is MAAEALLELQEILTSRKEPLTREEAKLVNSLQQDAVRNFGIGATGASIATWFVTRRLNNLMRINLTAGVGFFYGVRRVGKFLDSRAEHILSQHETRLQSELAEIMLKKYQQHPQVLQRVSKYFFCENVYDDDSADRPKPRWRFRNLYKEDLTSAHMKGDDDSYSKKINSEKTDRRKTDIQRKQINTSAAAVVLEAIGDPFDCIFGPPKSVENTHRPDAFSTPPRRRSHNQKRSHRRHRMRHKENMDRR, encoded by the exons ATGGCGGCGGAAGCTCTTTTGGAGCTGCAAGAAATTCTCACCTCCAGAAAG GAGCCTCTGACAAGAGAAGAAGCTAAACTAGTTAATTCATTACAGCAAGATGCTGTGAGAAATTTTGGAATTGGGGCCACCGGTGCTTCCATTGCCACTTGGTTTG TGACCAGAAGGCTGAATAACCTAATGCGCATCAATCTCACAGCAG GTGTTGGTTTCTTTTACGGTGTCAGAAGAGTTGGCAAGTTTTTGGATTCAAGAGCTGAACATATTCTCTCTCAGCATGAGACTCGTCTGCAGAGCGAGTTGGCAGAAAT AATGTTGAAGAAGTATCAGCAACATCCACAGGTATTGCAACGCGTCTCGAAATATTTTTTCTGTGAAAATGTTTATGATGATGATTCAGCAGACCGGCCAAAACCAAGGTGGCGCTTTCGGAATCTCTACAAGGAAGATTTAACCTCTGCTCATATGAAAGGTGATGACGACTCTTACAGTAAGAAAATAAATTCAGAGAAAACTGATCGGAGGAAGACTGATATACAGCGCAAGCAAATTAAT ACAAGTGCAGCAGCTGTTGTTCTGGAGGCTATTGGAGACCCATTTGACTGCATATTCGGGCCTCCAAAAAGTGTCGAAAATACTCATCGCCCTGATGCATTTAGCACACCACCTAGAAGGCGTAGCCATAACCAGAAAAGGTCTCATCGCAGGCACAGGATGCGTCACAAGGAGAACATGGATCGCAGATGA